Proteins encoded within one genomic window of Brassica rapa cultivar Chiifu-401-42 chromosome A09, CAAS_Brap_v3.01, whole genome shotgun sequence:
- the LOC103837310 gene encoding rRNA-processing protein fcf2 produces MSEVKPLIGLKWEPKLPSLALDSKTGSSSSKVAESGSSLWTSKSELVDGLCLPPTDPKKVNKMMRKQLKDTTGSNWFDMPAPTMTPELKRDLQLLKLRNVMDPKKHYKRVASSSKLAEKYFQVGTVIEPAQEYFDRVTKKNRKTTLAEDLVSDPKFSQYRKRKVREIEEKSRSNQDKKWKRKGSDSKKTKHRRH; encoded by the exons ATGTCGGAGGTTAAACCATTGATTGGTCTTAAATGGGAACCGAAGCTTCCAAGCTTAGCTTTAGACTCCAAAACTGGCTCCAGCTCAAGTAAAGTTGCTGAGAGTGGTTCTTCTCTCTGGACGTCTAAGTCAGAGCTAGTTGATGGTCTTTGTCTCCCGCCTACTGATCCAAAGAAAGTCAACAAGATGATGAGAAAGCAACTCAAAGACACCACTGGTTCAAACTG GTTTGATATGCCTGCACCTACAATGACTCCTGAGTTGAAAAGAGACCTTCAGTTACTTAAG ttgaGGAATGTTATGGATCCTAAGAAACATTACAAGAGAGTTGCGTCCTCTTCTAAACTAGCTGAAAAGTATTTCCAG gTTGGTACAGTAATTGAACCAGCACAAGAGTACTTTGATAGAGTCACAAAAAAGAATAGGAAAACAACTCTTGCTGAAGACTTGGTGTCAGATCCCAAATTTTCTCAGTACAG GAAGCGTAAAGTGAGGGAGATTGAAGAGAAGAGCAGATCAAATCAGGATAAGAAGTGGAAGAGAAAGGGGAGTGACtccaagaaaacaaaacatagaAGGCACTGA
- the LOC103837308 gene encoding protein PHR1-LIKE 1 isoform X1, translating into MTLANDFGYSTAMSSSFSPLHATVEDRYRKFPNSYWGSSGQELMNNPVPYQVVSSSGGYMSGYCNVSAVSAHGRTSQTQPPVSTMPSDSLAMQSSLINNHHPQEFSDPLDEFFDFSHHVSAPNPQTDGSGVKLVPSVELHEKSEWQTWADQLMSVDNGSEPNWSELLGEPSPHNPNSQVQSCHDLQQTPTPPRQEIIANQQHQAVSSEEQLGGRNSSASGATSKQRMRWTPELHEAFVEAVNQLGGSERATPKAVLKLLKNPGLTIYHVKSHLQKYRTARYKPETSEATGEPEEKKITSIEDIKSLDMKTSVEITQALRLQMEVQKRLHEQLEIQRSLQLQIEKQGRQLQMMFEKQQKLQENKSSSSELSPKQCNGTSAEVEFGVETQTRNQTEPALASRKRTRED; encoded by the exons ATGACTCTGGCTAATGATTTTGGATATTCAACCGCTATGTCTTCATCTTTCTCACCTCTACATGCCACTGTAGAAGACAGATACCGCAAGTTTCCAAACTCTTATTGGGGTTCATCAGGGCAGGAGCTGATGAACAACCCTGTCCCCTATCAGGTGGTCAGCTCTAGTGGTGGATATATGTCTGGATATTGCAACGTTTCAGCCGTCTCAGCTCATGGAAGGACTTCCCAGACACAGCCACCTGTCTCCACCATGCCAAGTGACAGTTTGGCTATGCAGTCTTCATTGATTAATAATCATCACCCTCAGGAGTTTTCAGATCCACTTGACGAGTTCTTTGATTTCTCTCACCATGTTTCTGCTCCTAATCCACAAACAGATGGTAGTGGAGTAAAGTTGGTTCCATCCGTGGAGCTTCACGAGAAAAGCGAATGGCAAACTTGGGCTGATCAGTTGATGTCTGTTGACAATGGTTCAGAACCGAACTGGTCTGAACTTCTAGGAGAACCAAGTCCACACAATCCAAACTCACAGGTTCAGTCATGTCATGATTTGCAACAGACACCGACACCACCAAGGCAAGAGATAATAGCTAACCAGCAGCATCAGGCGGTTTCCTCGGAAGAGCAGCTCGGTGGTAGAAACTCATCAGCTAGTGGAGCAACATCTAAACAGCGCATGCGTTGGACACCAGAGCTTCATGAGGCGTTTGTTGAAGCTGTTAATCAGCTTGGTGGTAGTGAAC GAGCCACGCCTAAGGCTGTTTTGAAGCTCTTGAAGAACCCTGGCTTGACTATTTATCATGTTAAAAGCCATCTGCAG AAGTACAGAACGGCTAGGTATAAACCGGAGACTTCAGAAGCTACAG GAGAACCTGAAGAGAAGAAGATCACATCCATTGAAGATATCAAATCTCTTGACATGAAGAC GAGCGTTGAGATCACACAAGCTCTAAGGTTACAGATGGAAGTTCAGAAACGTCTCCATGAGCAGCTCGAG ATCCAACGGTCCCTGCAGTTACAGATCGAAAAACAAGGCCGACAGCTACAGATGATGTTTGAGAAACAACAGAAGTTACAAGAGAACAAGAGCTCTTCCTCAGAGCTATCACCAAAGCAATGTAATGGCACATCTGCAGAAGTAGAGTTTGGGGTCGAGACGCAAACCAGGAACCAAACTGAACCTGCTTTAGCATCAAGGAAACGGACCAGAGAAGATTAG
- the LOC103837308 gene encoding protein PHR1-LIKE 1 isoform X2, producing MNNPVPYQVVSSSGGYMSGYCNVSAVSAHGRTSQTQPPVSTMPSDSLAMQSSLINNHHPQEFSDPLDEFFDFSHHVSAPNPQTDGSGVKLVPSVELHEKSEWQTWADQLMSVDNGSEPNWSELLGEPSPHNPNSQVQSCHDLQQTPTPPRQEIIANQQHQAVSSEEQLGGRNSSASGATSKQRMRWTPELHEAFVEAVNQLGGSERATPKAVLKLLKNPGLTIYHVKSHLQKYRTARYKPETSEATGEPEEKKITSIEDIKSLDMKTSVEITQALRLQMEVQKRLHEQLEIQRSLQLQIEKQGRQLQMMFEKQQKLQENKSSSSELSPKQCNGTSAEVEFGVETQTRNQTEPALASRKRTRED from the exons ATGAACAACCCTGTCCCCTATCAGGTGGTCAGCTCTAGTGGTGGATATATGTCTGGATATTGCAACGTTTCAGCCGTCTCAGCTCATGGAAGGACTTCCCAGACACAGCCACCTGTCTCCACCATGCCAAGTGACAGTTTGGCTATGCAGTCTTCATTGATTAATAATCATCACCCTCAGGAGTTTTCAGATCCACTTGACGAGTTCTTTGATTTCTCTCACCATGTTTCTGCTCCTAATCCACAAACAGATGGTAGTGGAGTAAAGTTGGTTCCATCCGTGGAGCTTCACGAGAAAAGCGAATGGCAAACTTGGGCTGATCAGTTGATGTCTGTTGACAATGGTTCAGAACCGAACTGGTCTGAACTTCTAGGAGAACCAAGTCCACACAATCCAAACTCACAGGTTCAGTCATGTCATGATTTGCAACAGACACCGACACCACCAAGGCAAGAGATAATAGCTAACCAGCAGCATCAGGCGGTTTCCTCGGAAGAGCAGCTCGGTGGTAGAAACTCATCAGCTAGTGGAGCAACATCTAAACAGCGCATGCGTTGGACACCAGAGCTTCATGAGGCGTTTGTTGAAGCTGTTAATCAGCTTGGTGGTAGTGAAC GAGCCACGCCTAAGGCTGTTTTGAAGCTCTTGAAGAACCCTGGCTTGACTATTTATCATGTTAAAAGCCATCTGCAG AAGTACAGAACGGCTAGGTATAAACCGGAGACTTCAGAAGCTACAG GAGAACCTGAAGAGAAGAAGATCACATCCATTGAAGATATCAAATCTCTTGACATGAAGAC GAGCGTTGAGATCACACAAGCTCTAAGGTTACAGATGGAAGTTCAGAAACGTCTCCATGAGCAGCTCGAG ATCCAACGGTCCCTGCAGTTACAGATCGAAAAACAAGGCCGACAGCTACAGATGATGTTTGAGAAACAACAGAAGTTACAAGAGAACAAGAGCTCTTCCTCAGAGCTATCACCAAAGCAATGTAATGGCACATCTGCAGAAGTAGAGTTTGGGGTCGAGACGCAAACCAGGAACCAAACTGAACCTGCTTTAGCATCAAGGAAACGGACCAGAGAAGATTAG
- the LOC103837312 gene encoding craniofacial development protein 1, with product MASPEQSERNSPEKTGSNSVSKKVSEIWERMNEGVPNKRFNFVSKTSTSSPPAKKTANSNWKSYLGIDAKKRDTIVQKEDSVLDSSCSEEAKRIAAAALAAVRNATATAAAASSRGKIEITEVKDFAGQEIEVKRLVEAGSKEASSSSGVATSGVDAVLEQIKKKQKLSVLDKTKKDWGEYKEENKGVEDELDKYKKSSDKYLDKVSFLERADYRQFEKERDARLALQSKRRLDDV from the exons ATGGCGTCTCCTGAGCAATCAGAGAGAAACTCTCCGGAGAAAACTGGCTCAAACAGTGTTTCCAAGAAAGTTTCGGAGATCTGGGAGCGAATGAACGAAGGAGTACCAAACAAGCGATTCAATTTCGTCTCAAAGACTTCAACCTCTTCGCCTCCCGCTAAAAAAACAGCTAACAGC AACTGGAAAAGTTATCTTGGTATTGATGCGAAGAAGAGGGACACAATTGTACAAAAAGAAGATAGCGTTTTGGATAGTAGCTGTAGCGAGGAGGCTAAGCGCATTGCTGCAGCCGCTTTAGCTGCTGTTAGAaacgcaaccgcaaccgctgcagCTGCTTCTAGCCGTGGCAAGATTGAG ATAACTGAGGTCAAGGACTTTGCTGGTCAAGAAATCGAAGTGAAGAGATTAGTAGAAGCGGGTTCAAAGGAAGCCTCCTCATCCTCTGGGGTGGCGACTTCAGGGGTTGATGCGGTTCTTGAGCAGATTAAAAAGAAACAGAAGCTGAGCGTTTTGGACAAGACGAAGAAAGACTGGGGAGAGTACAAGGAGGAGAACAAAGGTGTTGAAGATGAGCTGGATAAGTACAAGAAGAGCTCTGACAAGTATCTTGACAAAGTTTCTTTCTTGGAGAGAGCTGATTACAGACAgtttgagaaagagagagacgcTCGTTTAGCTCTTCAGTCCAAGAGAAGACTCGATGATGTCTAG